One genomic window of Fusarium verticillioides 7600 chromosome 2, whole genome shotgun sequence includes the following:
- a CDS encoding CMGC protein kinase: MGFISTSTQGSPDSELILGDALWRERVPHINGENYFFWPYPVLKRLITRDTIIRQLQSVKIGLESAEACSDLILGTDKPPFLRAFAILVLVERSDDIQGFIDADLHDERFPLVQGSEYHLTAQICMANLGWSYMQRDYFNINQLRMSPGFFALGEDYEARHYDMPKGQMLPWVLCRDSYGVHEETLSGGCGQVVKYKIDTNSHGFTPLLEKHGFYVSFVAVKSLKTASREKDRSSKELEMLKRFSGLSHPNIIALLATYTLQRRFHFVFPAAEYDLLMYWKIHPGPLVNPASANTEGLLWLSEQIRNVVGALAHIHEGRKAHMDTETMFGRHGDIKPANILWFRSRKEKRGVFVISDFGIADVHQKETRSIIPAADLPVTPRYRAPECDIRDGRISRAYDVWSLGCLLLEMICWIFGGNDLRERFKDILVSPYITGVMTDIYFDFKWLGPGEGYRLGVKEQIVKWIGSLHRKRGCSAYVHALLNIIHQDMLAVDQSRRKSMAELFESFGEMHQRVLDNIDYIKTPELREISLEARYMDGVHLNNKIESILEARVEKRNRLNEASG, encoded by the exons ATGGGCTTTATCTCGACTTCTACACAAGGCTCGCCAGACTCTGAACTTATACTAGGCGATGCGCTTTGGAGGGAAAGGGTTCCGCACATTAACGGAGAGAACTACTTCTTCTGGCCGTATCCGGTCCTGAAAAGGCTGATAACGCGGGATACAATCATCCGACAACTCCAATCCGTCAAGATAGGACTGGAGAGCGCGGAGGCATGCAGCGATCTAATCTTGGGCACCGACAAACCCCCCTTTCTTCGAGCCTTTGCAATACTGGTTCTTGTAGAACGAAGCGACGATATCCAGGGTTTCATAGATGCAGACTTGCATGACGAAAGATTTCCTCTCGTACAAGGATCGGAGTATCATCTTACGGCCCAGATCTGCATGGCAAACCTGGGGTGGTCTTATATGCAGAGAGACTATTTCAACATTAATCAACTGCGAATGTCGCCGGGGTTCTTTGCACTGGGAGAAGATTACGAGGCTCGGCACTATGATATGCCCAAAGGACAGATGCTCCCCTGGGTGTTATGTAGAGACAGCTATGGAGTACACGAAGAGACACTGTCAGGGGGATGCGGGCAGGTCGTCAAGTACAAGATTGATACCAACTCACATGGGTTTACCCCGTTACTGGAGAAG CATGGCTTTTATGTTAGCTTCGTTGCCGTCAAGTCTTTGAAAACTGCAAGCCGGGAGAAAGACAGGTCGAGCAAAGAATTGGAAATGCTCAAACGATTCAGCGGTCTTAGTCACCCGAATATTATCGCGCTTTTGGCTACATACACTCTCCAAAGGCGATTTCACTTCGTCTTTCCAGCCGCCGAGTACGACCTTCTCATGTATTGGAAAATCCACCCTGGTCCACTAGTAAACCCGGCTTCTGCCAATACCGAAGGTCTTTTATGGCTGTCGGAACAAATTCGAAACGTCGTCGGGGCTCTTGCGCATATCCATGAAGGCAGAAAGGCTCACATGGACACGGAGACAATGTTCGGCAGACATGGCGATATAAAACCAGCCAATATTCTTTGGTTCAGATCACGGAAAGAGAAGCGAGGCGTGTTTGTGATATCGGATTTTGGCATTGCGGATGTCCACCAGAAAGAAACTAGATCTATTATTCCTGCAGCCGATTTGCCTGTCACACCCAGATATCGAGCACCCGAGTGCGATATTCGTGATGGTCGGATATCCAGAGCATACGATGTCTGGAGTCTAGGCTGTCTATTACTTGAAATGATCTGTTGGATCTTTGGGGGGAATGACCTGAGGGAACGATTCAAGGATATCCTGGTTTCGCCTTATATAACTGGGGTCATGACCGACATATACTTCGATTTTAAATGGCTTGGCCCTGGAGAGGGCTACAGGCTTGGGGTAAAAGAACAAATCGTCAAG TGGATCGGTTCTTTGCATAGGAAGCGGGGTTGCAGCGCCTACGTTCATGCTCTGCTCAATATAATACATCAAGATATGCTGGCCGTTGACCAGAGTAGGAGGAAAAGCATGGCCGAATTATTTGAGAGTTTTGGCGAGATGCACCAGCGCGTCCTTGATAACATTGACTATATTAAAACTCCGGAACTGAGGGAAATAAGCTTGGAGGCAAGATACATGGATGGAGTGCATCTGAATAATAAGATAGAAAGCATTCTTGAGGCTCGGGTCGAGAAAAGAAATCGGCTGAACGAGGCCTCTGGCTGA